The Nitrospira sp. sequence TGCTCCCGTCCAACTACGTGGTGCTCGGCCTGGGCCGTACTTCGATGAGCGATGACGAGTTCCGAGCCAGCGTCCGTGATGGCGTCGTCAAACATTCCCGGCAGGCCTTGATCGACGACACGTGGAATGCCTTTGCTCAGCATCTGTTTTACCTGGCAGGGGGAAACGACGAAGATCAGACCTATGTGAGACTGAAGGAGCGCGTAGAAGAACTCGAGCGGAAGTTTCAACTGCCCGGGAATCGGATTTACTATCTCAGCATCCCCCCCAGTTCCTTTACATCCGTCTGCGAAGGCTTGTCCCGTTCCGGTCTAGCGGGATCCCCCGGGGCTCGTTCACCCTATACGCGCATCATCGTCGAAAAACCGGTCGGGCGCGACCTGGTGTCGGCACAGGCCATCAACGAGGTCACAGGCCGCGTCTTCGCCGAATCGCAGATTTTCCGGATCGATCATTATTTGGGCAAAGAGACGGTTCAGAATCTCATGGTGGTGCGTTTCGCCAACAGCATTTTCGAGCCGATCTGGAACCATAAATACGTCGATCACGTTCAGATTACCGTGAGCGAGGCCGAAGGTGTCGGAACTAGAGCGACGTACTATGAGGAGGCGGGCGCTCTCCGGGACATGATCCAGAATCATTTGCTTCAGCTGCTTTGCCTGGTGGCCATGGAGCCGCCCTACTCCTTGGACCCGGATGTGGTGCGAAACGCCAAAATGGAAGTCCTCCGCTGCTTGAGGCCGATCACGGCGAAAGACGTGGAAAAGTTCACGGTGCGGGCCCAATACACCGAGGGCATGGCGCATGGGACACCAGTCCCCGGCTATCGGCGTGAGAAGGGCGTCAACCCGAACTCCACCACCGAAACCTACGTGGCGGTGAAATGTTTCGTCGAGAACTGGCGGTGGTCCGGTGTGCCCTTCTACTTGCGAACCGGAAAGGCCTTACCACAGCGTGCCAGCGAAGTTGCCGTCCAATTCAAAGAAATCCCGCAGATCCTCTTCAATGCCGGTGGACAGACTCCCCAAGCTCCGAATGTCTTGGCTTTGAAAATTCAACCGGAAGAAGGGCTCACGCTCCGCATCGTCTCCCGAGTACCCGGTACCCGCGCTCAGACCCATCCGGTGGAAATGGACTTCAAATATGGAGAAGTATTCGGCCGTCCGTCCCCCGAGGCCTACGAGCGCCTCTTACTCGACGTCATGGCGGGGGATGCGTCCCGCTTTATGCGGCGCGATGCCGTGGAAGCGTCCTGGGCGTGGATCACTCAGATTCTCGAAGCCTGGGAAAAGTCGGGACAGCGCTGGCTCCCCGAATATCAAGCCGGAACGTGGGGGCCGGTGGAAGCAGACCGGTTGATTCAAAACGACGGCCGCGCCTGGCGGGAGCTGTAGAACTGCTTCGCCACGATCGTCACCTGCCGACCGCTAACCAGACGTGTCTTGCGATCTGATCCTTCTTTCCCAGCCCTCCGATAAATCGTACGAATTCGCCTTTGTCATATACCGCCAGCGCGGGGAGCGACGAGATTTCCAATTCGGCAGGGATTTGAAAGTTCTCCTCCACATTCATCGTGAGGATGACGAGTTTCGATCCCATATCGTCTTGCAACCGTTCGAGCTCCTTCATAAGAGCACGGCAATGGCCGCAGCCTGGCTTCCAAAATTCCACCAACACGGGGACTGAACTCGCCTCAACGGCTTGATCGAACTCTCGGTCGGTGATGGCTTGCAGTGAACCGTTCACGACGATCCGGCTTGTGCCAGCAAAGGTTTCAGAAGGTGAGCCAGGTGCTCCGCAAATAACCGGTATCCGGCCGTGGTCAGATGAATGCCGTCGTTCGAATAGACCGAAGCCAACTGCCCGCTCTTCGGATCAGCGGTAAGCGTGAACAGGTCGACCATGGCGATGCCTTTGGAGTCGGCATATTCCCGGATGAGCGTGTTGAGGTGACGGCGATGGGTGAGATGTTCGGCCACCCACTCGTGCCAGGCCTGACTCTCCGAAGCATCTTCCACGCGAATCGAAGGAACTGTCACCGGAATGGGCACACCTCCCATTGCGAGCACCTGTTCATACATCTTGACCAAATTGCGCATGATGTGGGGTGGAACCGCGTTCCATCCAAGGTCGTTCGTTCCTCCAAGAATGGGAACGTAGCCGGGGTGATGATCGAGGACATCCCGCCGGAACCGCATGACCATTTCGCCCGTCAATTCACCGCAGATTCCACTGGTGCGAACGCGTGCGCCGCCATCCAACAACGATTGCAGAAACTCGCCGTACGGGGTCTCCCGCCCGGTCGGATTCTCCCTGGTGGGGGATTGAAACCCAGCCGTCAAACTGTCGCCGAAACAGATCACCAGCGTAGATCGCATCATGCGTGATAGTAGACTTCAGTGGATAAGATTTTCGCGTCGCGCTCGATCCGAGATCGATTCTACTGATGCCTCTTGCAACACACAAGGCGCCGGCGCAGATGATTCTTCTCCGAGGAATGGCCGTGAGGAATAGCGATTTTCTTGACGAATATCGGAACTGCCGGTAATTCTTACGTATGACCACGGATCTGAAGACCGCACAAGAGATGATGGCTGCCGCAGTAGCTGCACGAGCAGCGGAAGATCCGGAAATCGCCTCCATCAAACGCGCCTTGAAACTGTTGGACAAAACGGCCAAATCCAATCGGACCTATGGCTCGACGAACCCCGTGGCGCAGAAATTCTCTCAGCAACTGTTTGCCGAATTGACCACTCACCTCTCTACCTATTCCAAACTGGCTTTTCTCATTCAACGTTCCGAACTGCTGTGCAAGGACTGTGTCGTCTATCAGGCAGAGAAGGATAGTGGAAGTGAGAGCATCGCCTTCAAACTGTACGCCGACGGCATTCGGGAATTGGTTCTGTATCAAGGCCTGACGGAGGAAGATCTGTCCTTCTTCCTCGCGTCCTTGTGGAGCGGGCTCGACTCCAACGAGGATGACGACGATATCGTCACCCGGCTCTGGTCTCGAAATCTTTCGACCATTACGATCGCGACCGCAGAGGAACTCTCAAAGGCATCTGCAAGCAACGACGGATTCCTCCGTCTTGATGGAAACATGAGTTCCTCGGATTCGACGCTCCGAGAATTGCTGGACCGGGAATTAGCCAGAAAAAAGCGGTCCGGAGGGGAAACCGATTCCAACAGCGGAGGGACGGGAAACTCCAAAAGCCGATTTCAATCAGGGCTGGCGGGCTATGAAGTCACGGAAGAAGAACTCGCGACGCTGAGAAATGAGATCGAAGCAGAGAATAGACAAGATAGTCTCACGTACATCTTGGATACGCTGACGGCAATCCTTGCGTCCGAGAAGTCACCGGCGTTACTCACGAAACTTTTTGGCCTGTGGGGAAATATCGTCGAGACCCTCCTGCGCGAAGGCAAATGGACGGTGTTGGAGAAGGTGTTGGGCCTGCTACATGAATCGGACGCCGTGCGTCCTGACCTCGCTGAAGAACAAAAGCAACAATTAGCCTCCGTCTTCAATGGACTCGGCCGGGCGGAGCGAATCAAAGCGATCGAAGGCTACCTCAATGGGACACCCAACGCCGCCACCGAGGGACTGTCGACGATTTTGCTATTGATGAAGCACGACGCCGTACCCGCTCTATGCAACCTGCTGGCAAATCTGGAGTCGCCCATACATCAAACCATCGTATCGGAGGCGCTCCTGGTGTTGGCGAAAGATCAGCCCGAAGCGCTGCTGAGGAGTCTTTCGGACCGCCGGCCGACATATGTTCGAAACCTACTGTCGATCCTCCTCAAGTGGAATAACCCAAAGTTCATCGATGCCATTGAGAAACTGATACGGCATCCCGACGCACGGGTCCGCCGGGAAGTCGTGCGGGCGATCGGCGTCTTTCGGCCGAACGGCAACGGCTTGAAGCTCATTTCCTGCATGGGAGACGCGGATGAAACTGTGCGGATCGCCGCGGTGAAACTGCTGATGTCGGGACAATACAAGGTGTCATTCGACCACTGGACCTCCCTTGTGTCCGGTGAGGAGTTCCTGGATCTCCCTCCGAGTGAGCGTCGGGCGATTTTCCAAGCTATCCGCGCGACGTGTGGTGACGAGGCGATTCCCTATTGGGAAGGCTTGATGACCGAATGGGCATGGACGAATCGGAGAAAAAAAGAAGAATTGGCGGTCATGGGCGCCGAAACACTCGGGAAACTCGCCACACCCGCAGCCATCGCGTCCCTCACACTCGGCGCCAAGAAGGGAAGCGCCGTGGTTCGTCAGGCCTGCGCCACAGCGTTGTTGCACGCTCAGCGGCAACAACGGGGGAATCCTTCCACCGGTTCACCGCAATAGGAGTATGGCCCCGTGAATGAGCTCAAGTCCAAGATGCCCCAGAACCTGCCAAGCGAGGACAGAACCCAGCCGATCCTGACCCACGAAAAATCTCTGTCACAAAAAATCGGCCAGGGTTCGGAAGCCGGCGATATCCTCGACCAACAGCTGGCGATGCTCGGATTCCAGCTGATCACGCAGCTGAACACCTTGATCAAGACGTCGAGGATTCATGGCCGCGCCAATGCCGCGCTCGACAAGCCCGTCGAGACGATGTTGACGCTCATCGAAACGCTCGCTCATGACCAACCGGTCGGTTTATGGGTCCAGGATGATTTCCTCTTCTTGGGAGAGCACCATCTGAAAGTGACCTCGCAGCAAATGCTGGTGGTCTCAAGCGTGATTGACGCCCTGAGAAAGTGGGGCATCGGCGGCTTGACCTTTTCTTCGTCCGTTTCCTCCAAAGACCTTCGAGAGTTCGCCCATCTGTTCGTCAGTCTTGACCCGGCCACCAAGTCGATCGATGACTTCCGACAGGAATTGA is a genomic window containing:
- the zwf gene encoding glucose-6-phosphate dehydrogenase, with protein sequence MAPTNSQRIDISPSQEPLPPVEPCTLVIFGGSGDLARRRLIPAVYNLLLDGLLPSNYVVLGLGRTSMSDDEFRASVRDGVVKHSRQALIDDTWNAFAQHLFYLAGGNDEDQTYVRLKERVEELERKFQLPGNRIYYLSIPPSSFTSVCEGLSRSGLAGSPGARSPYTRIIVEKPVGRDLVSAQAINEVTGRVFAESQIFRIDHYLGKETVQNLMVVRFANSIFEPIWNHKYVDHVQITVSEAEGVGTRATYYEEAGALRDMIQNHLLQLLCLVAMEPPYSLDPDVVRNAKMEVLRCLRPITAKDVEKFTVRAQYTEGMAHGTPVPGYRREKGVNPNSTTETYVAVKCFVENWRWSGVPFYLRTGKALPQRASEVAVQFKEIPQILFNAGGQTPQAPNVLALKIQPEEGLTLRIVSRVPGTRAQTHPVEMDFKYGEVFGRPSPEAYERLLLDVMAGDASRFMRRDAVEASWAWITQILEAWEKSGQRWLPEYQAGTWGPVEADRLIQNDGRAWREL
- a CDS encoding HEAT repeat domain-containing protein; protein product: MTTDLKTAQEMMAAAVAARAAEDPEIASIKRALKLLDKTAKSNRTYGSTNPVAQKFSQQLFAELTTHLSTYSKLAFLIQRSELLCKDCVVYQAEKDSGSESIAFKLYADGIRELVLYQGLTEEDLSFFLASLWSGLDSNEDDDDIVTRLWSRNLSTITIATAEELSKASASNDGFLRLDGNMSSSDSTLRELLDRELARKKRSGGETDSNSGGTGNSKSRFQSGLAGYEVTEEELATLRNEIEAENRQDSLTYILDTLTAILASEKSPALLTKLFGLWGNIVETLLREGKWTVLEKVLGLLHESDAVRPDLAEEQKQQLASVFNGLGRAERIKAIEGYLNGTPNAATEGLSTILLLMKHDAVPALCNLLANLESPIHQTIVSEALLVLAKDQPEALLRSLSDRRPTYVRNLLSILLKWNNPKFIDAIEKLIRHPDARVRREVVRAIGVFRPNGNGLKLISCMGDADETVRIAAVKLLMSGQYKVSFDHWTSLVSGEEFLDLPPSERRAIFQAIRATCGDEAIPYWEGLMTEWAWTNRRKKEELAVMGAETLGKLATPAAIASLTLGAKKGSAVVRQACATALLHAQRQQRGNPSTGSPQ
- a CDS encoding thiol reductase thioredoxin: MNGSLQAITDREFDQAVEASSVPVLVEFWKPGCGHCRALMKELERLQDDMGSKLVILTMNVEENFQIPAELEISSLPALAVYDKGEFVRFIGGLGKKDQIARHVWLAVGR